The following DNA comes from Camelina sativa cultivar DH55 chromosome 14, Cs, whole genome shotgun sequence.
CTAAGATCGATGTCAAAGTAAGTGAAGTAGACATATAAGCCAATCAAGTAAAGCCATTATGTTCCCTTTCTCTGGTCTCATACACATTGTTAATTGATGTAGCCTGTTTACAACAAAGACGACTTTTTCGATAGCCTCTCATCAAACAACATTGACCGAGAGTCCCAAAATGCAAGGCCTAGGTTCTCAGAGCAAAGAAAACTAGATACTGAGGTACGATCTATATATTTCCACAGTCGAATAGCATACTGGAAATAGTCCCCTCTCGTTTCTGGTGATACTTAATTTTCCAGTATCTTGAGAGAAACTGATTGACTAACAAACGGTGTTGGTAATGATTCCAGACATTTGGTGAGTTCTCGAGATTCAGAGGAGGTCGAGGAGGGCGTGGTGGTTATGGTCGAAACGGTTATTCACGGGGTGGTTATGGTGGCCGTGGTTATGGCGGTTATGGTGGCcgtggtggtggcggcggtggCTATGGATATGGTGGGCGTGGCCAGGGGAGAGGCGTATCAAATCGTACTTCCTAAAAAGGTCTGCTATAAAGGGTTCTAAAGACTCAAGAAACCCAGTGGGAGCTCGTGCTTTCGGTATGTGTggcaataaaacaaaaaaaaccatgagTCTTGTGTAATGTTTCTGTTAAACCCCCTTGTGTGGTTTTCGAGTGTATCAATTTGATTTCGGATCTTTGTTTTAAGACTTGGTAATAGCGTCTTTCTTCTTATATTCAATCAATGTTATTTTGCACTTTTGTAGACTTCCCGTTTGGTGCTgtgaaatgtttattttttaatttcaatagcTTCTTGATTATTGTATAAGTGTTCAAGCATGGTGGGTTACCCTGAACTTAAAAAGTCAACATTTTGACTATGAGCACAGTACTAGCAGCCTTAAATGTTAAATCACCTGGGTcgtttaaagagagagagagaggtcctTATACGGAAGGGAACcataaatgtctttttttttgtttctcaaaacatCTTCTTGTCGGCAACTCTCGGAGTCTGAGAGACTGTGCTCTACTgtgtactactactactactacttaaCTTTGAAGAGAGATAATTAGAATGGGAAGTGTGGGTTCTTCAAGACTATCACTGGTTTTGTTTGCGAGAGTCTCCGGTTTAGTAATCGCAGTTTCGGTTCTGTACTGGGCTCTCTTCCTCCCTAGTCAAGACTTCGGCTACTCTGTAATCAAATCACACTCCTTGCTCTCCTTGATATCAATTGGATCTCAAATATTTCTAATCAAGTTTATTATACTCATGTAGACTCTCCATCCTCTGCTGATGGTGATTGGCTTCATTCTTGTAAGTGGAGAAGGTAGTGATGATCATCCCTCTTGATTCTCTTTTGATGAAGATTTCATCCTCTTGTCTTTCTTGAATATGTTTATCAAGAATCTGGGGGTTTTGTGATCTGCAGCGATTCTGATACACAAATGGTTACCTGGTTCAAGGAAAACGAAGAAAGCAGTACATCTATGGCTACAAGGAGTGGCATTGGCCTCTGCTGTGTTTGGGATTTGGACAAAGTTCCATTACCAACGTGGAGTATTTGCCAATTTCTACAGTCTCCATTCTTGGATGGGCttactctctgtttctctcttcgCTGCCCAGGTTCGTCTTTTTCTATTTCCACCTaccaatattatattttcattttattctatagatatataatattaagcATCTGACATGAATTTTTAATGCATCATCGAAAAAGAAGTAGATGCTTTCCAAGTCTTTAAAACGTACTATTATCTGTTTTAAAAGGTCGGATTACACGTTGCTGTCATTataatttctttctctttttttgaaatgtttgcCATCAATAATGCAAAGAATTGACAAAGGAAGAATTGTATAGCCACTTGGGATTAGTTTCTGATTTGTTACGGAAGCTAAAGCTGACAAGATTCCCCTAAAAGACTATTAAAACGAATTATTAATTATTGAGCAGATTGAAGAACCAGTCATCACTGTCACTTCAACCTATGCTCTTATTAATTATGTCCTACATAGTTTATTGCTGAAGTTCCGGTGTTTATTAATTGtcagtttcttaaaaaaatgtgaaactgAGGCGTTAAGTTATCAGCACATACGACTTTAACTCTTGAGTGAGAccagttttgaagatttaataATTTCGTTGTGTTGCAGTGGGTGACTGGGTTCATGAGCTTCTGGCATAGAGGAGAAGTACGAACAACAAGAACCACGTTTCTTCCATGGCACGTCTTCTTCGGACTCTATACATACGGTCTAGCCATTGCAACCGCAGAGACCGGACTGCTTGAGAAACTGACGTTCCTTCAGACCAAGAGGAACGTCCCCAGACGCGGTTCTGAATCAATGACTGTCAACGGTCTAGGGATTGGCTTGGCTCTACTCAGTTGCATTGTTATAACTGCTGCTGTTTTGCCAAAGTATCAGAGTCATTCCAGTAATGAGAAACTTGTTTATTCATCTCAAGATCGTCCCAAATGTTTGTCTTCttgagttttctttctttcattactTTGTTTGTATTGGATCTGGGGATAAACTACACATCTTTGGTgtacaaaaaagaacaaattagtTCTTCTAAAATGTATTACCGCATTGTGATGATTAGACTTCTGTCCAAAAACTTGGCTCCTCCAACCTTTCCTTGAATCTGAGACGGTAAATTAATCACCCGTCTTTGGTCCCCGGCTTCTATTAAGAGCTCAGAACCTCCTCTGTACTGCAAATTCagcaagaaaaccaaaaatcattCTCACTTCTTATTTCCATATGTAAAACAGAAGGCAATCACATTATGCCAGTACAGAAGAGGTAGAAGAAATGGAGATAGCTTTACAAATGTGGGTGAGAGAGTCTGAGGGAGATGAGAAAGCTTTTTACCTGGTACAGTTTGATCTCCGATTTCTCAAACCCTGGCATGAAAAGAGTCACCAATTTCTTTGCTGCATCAAACGTTACTGTTGTTGTCAAGCTGCTTCCATTCCTTACTGTTTTAGAAAGAAGTTCCCGGATACTCGCATTCGCTTGGTCCAGCAGTATTTTGTCCCAATCAAACCCATTTATAGTAAATGGAACCGATGCAGAAGCAAAGGGTAGAGGCACAAAATCTTCTTTTGGGGTTTTGCTTGtcagatgagaagaagaaacagcaaACGCCCCAGAAGCATGGGATCCTGCTTNNNNNNNNNNNNNNNNNNNNNNNNNNNNNNNNNNNNNNNNNNNNNNNNNNNNNNNNNNNNNNNNNNNNNNNNNNNNNNNNNNNNNNNNNNNNNNNNNNNNNNNNNNNNNNNNNNNNNNNNNNNNNNNNNNNNNNNNNNNNNNNNNNNNNNNNNNNNNNNNNNNNNNNNNNNNNNNNNNNNNNNNNNNNNNNNNNNNNNNNNNNNNNNNNNNNNNNNNNNNNNNNNNNNNNNNNNNNNNNNNNNNNNNNNNNNNNNNNNNNNNNNNNNNNNNNNNNNNNNNNNNNNNNNNNNNNNNNNNNNNNNNNNNNNNNNNNNNNNNNNNNNNNNNNNNNNNNNNNNNNNNNNNNNNNNNNNNNNNNNNNNNNNNNNNNNNNNNNNNNNNNNNNNNNNNNNNNNNNNNNNNNNN
Coding sequences within:
- the LOC104741258 gene encoding probable transmembrane ascorbate ferrireductase 4 isoform X1, with the protein product MGSVGSSRLSLVLFARVSGLVIAVSVLYWALFLPSQDFGYSTLHPLLMVIGFILVSGEAILIHKWLPGSRKTKKAVHLWLQGVALASAVFGIWTKFHYQRGVFANFYSLHSWMGLLSVSLFAAQWVTGFMSFWHRGEVRTTRTTFLPWHVFFGLYTYGLAIATAETGLLEKLTFLQTKRNVPRRGSESMTVNGLGIGLALLSCIVITAAVLPKYQSHSSNEKLVYSSQDRPKCLSS